In Thermosipho africanus Ob7, the genomic stretch AATTTCAAAAATTCTTTTTCATATTCACCTTGGATTTTTTTAAAACATTCTATGTATAGATTTTCTTTATTTTTAAAGTGGTAAAAAATTGCCCCTTTTGAAACTTTTGAAGCTTTTGAAATTGTATTTGTGGAGGCAGCAAGAAAACCTTTCTCTGCAAATTCTTTTAGGGCAAATTTAATAATTTTTTCCTTTTTTGTCATTTAGATATTGACATCCTTTCTAGTAAATATTTTAAGTCCGAACAGAGAAATTACAAAGCCTAAAAGTATAAGGATTATGGAATTATTTATATATACTACATTATTGTTTATAGTATCACCAATTGAAATATATTTAAAAATTGATAAATACCTTAAAAAAGAAATTTTTTCATTTGCGCTTCCCAGAATATCGATTATGTACATTAATATAAAAGTTGATAATGATAATGATATAGAAAGAATTGTTTTTTGAAATATTACAGATAGAAAAATTGTTAAACAACCAAAGAAAATTTCAATGACATATAGATATAGGGAATATCCAAATAAGATGTAAGGACTGTATTCGTAACTTACATATACCTTAAAGAGCGCCAACACACTTGTGCAGAATATTAGAAAAAAGAGTGTGTAGAAAATAAGAATAGCAATTAGTTTTTCAAGGTATATTTTTTTTCTACTTATTGGTTTAACAAGCAAATATTCTATTGTTTTATTTTCAAATTCATTAGCAAATAAATTTGATGCAAGTATTATGGAAAAAACCCCTGCAAATATTTGAGCCATCATCATTATTTTCATTCCGAAAAATCCTTCTGGAGTTATTGAATTTTCAGAAATGTTAAAGATTTTAACCATAAATTTTGGAAGTGATTTAATAAAATTTATCATTTCCTCTGAATCTTTCATTACTGTATCTATAAAAGGGGCGATCATGTAAGAAAATAAAAATAATACAAATGCCCAAATTATAAATAACTTTATATTAGATCTCAATTCTTTTTTTAAAATTAACATTTTCTACGCCTCCCCTTAGATTGAAATATCATTATTTTTGAATATGTAATGTGATGAAATAAATAAAATTGTTGAAATAAAGATAATTGCAGCTACTGCACTGTAATTTATAGTTAGTTCTTTAAGTATATCTATTGTTGAAAAATAATAGAAAATGCTTATTTTTCTAAGAAATTCAAAGTTTTCA encodes the following:
- a CDS encoding ABC transporter permease subunit, translated to MLILKKELRSNIKLFIIWAFVLFLFSYMIAPFIDTVMKDSEEMINFIKSLPKFMVKIFNISENSITPEGFFGMKIMMMAQIFAGVFSIILASNLFANEFENKTIEYLLVKPISRKKIYLEKLIAILIFYTLFFLIFCTSVLALFKVYVSYEYSPYILFGYSLYLYVIEIFFGCLTIFLSVIFQKTILSISLSLSTFILMYIIDILGSANEKISFLRYLSIFKYISIGDTINNNVVYINNSIILILLGFVISLFGLKIFTRKDVNI